Proteins from a genomic interval of Channa argus isolate prfri chromosome 11, Channa argus male v1.0, whole genome shotgun sequence:
- the LOC137136796 gene encoding uncharacterized protein isoform X2, producing MFCAFLCSSATDFSVFLRASTFSLSQHLASVSVYIWVFIPSPSLSVTAKHSTKVGDTSPFLCEFGTEVVKRIKLTFGVICESHTLCFCVCCESEVKVYNSNLMLCEEDNKVCVTKLKDCDLRPPSSVQNPLNMSCYHESFGSRKVVTCAWSQETDGHTESDVSLVFSRSQPIYSCNAVLTMSSILNITVRVKNYDMDTEIWSRLHEVFLSDIVRPSAPHLTVRGSTHNSVVVSWESGDYRSCRLRYRASDTESWSEPPDIDPPHMTNYTIKDLLPFNDYIAAVSCSEGSNIWSDWSSEVIAKTLERVPWKSPDVCYRVDDASESSGRLLLHLMWKTLDSGDAKGRVLGYQVSYRPVKEQQLQDEFILYVTEVSASLEVKGGEWNVTVRAFNMAGYGPAAQLTIDTQRRNYIPPVTNMWVSSSSKDLVVKWKIPPVPPVSHFNVQWHGEANASTSGWSTVDGSTASVPIQVAADDGKSYLISVVPVYKQQCGSARSLPASLKQGAQTLWPDQWQHTFFNLIPSTEYALHLLADNDTTIILPVRTDFDKVPVVATAIPLLLLAVAVFIVSILSRTVYKSHISSPQGSMIGQWLMDPKRQNSTDTNILDIKDFEEAEVLGVKGAISFRPNTRVPSEEDLHEGSSLLELIFKLSDIRVDTEYVLSSPLTTEHQPQPQTSLPQKEERSLLDCDASQQAEDALKCFIHQLFANTDRSCVDQMICEGDYVVNSYTRAESVSEQTDGCALICEADYIANSCFTAKTLREIGASEESTAL from the exons atgttttgtgcgTTTCTTTGCAGTTCAGCcacagatttttctgtttttctgaggGCTTCAACTTTCTCCTTAAGTCAACATTTAGCTAGTGTGTCAGTTTACATCTGGGTCTTCATCCCGTCGCCCAGCTTATCAGTAACTGCAAAACATTCCACTAAAGTTGGTGATACATCTCCATTTCTGTGCGAATTTGGTACAGAAGTTGTGAAACGGATCAAGTTaacgtttggtgtcatttgtgaaAGTCACAcgctctgtttctgtgtgtgttgtgaatcAGAAGTGAAGGTGTATAACTCCAATCTGATGCTGTGTGAAGAGGACAACAAAGTGTGTGTCACTAAACTGAAAGATTGTGACCTTCGACCACCTTCATCTGTACAGA ACCCCCTGAACATGTCCTGTTATCATGAGAGCTTCGGGTCTCGGAAAGTTGTGACATGTGCTTGGAGCCAGGAGACAGACGGCCACACAGAGTCTGACGTCTCTCTCGTCTTCAGCAG GAGCCAACCAATCTACTCCTGTAATGCTGTCCTCACCATGTCTTCCATCCTCAACATAACAGTCAGGGTCAAAAACTACGACATGGACACTGAGATCTGGTCCAGGCTTCATGAAGTGTTTCTTTCTGACATAG TCAGACCCTCCGCACCTCATCTGACTGTCCGTGGCTCCACTCACAACTCTGTTGTTGTGTCTTGGGAAAGCGGTGATTACAGAAGCTGTCGACTTCGCTACAGAGCCAGCGACACTGAGTCATGGTCTGAG CCTCCTGATATAGATCCACCTCACATGACGAACTACACCATCAAAGACCTGCTGCCGTTTAACGACTACATAGCTGCTGTGAGCTGCAGTGAAGGGTCCAACATCTGGAGTGACTGGAGCTCTGAAGTCATAGCGAAGACGCTGGAGAGAG TGCCCTGGAAGTCTCCAGATGTGTGTTACAGAGTGGACGACGCTAGCGAATCCAGTGGACGACTTCTCCTTCATCTCATGTGGAAG ACTCTGGACTCCGGCGATGCCAAAGGTCGCGTCCTCGGATACCAGGTGAGCTACAGGCCAGTGaaggagcagcagctgcaggacgAATTCATTCTTTACGTCACAGAGGTGTCAGCGTCCCTAGAAGTGAAGGGGGGGGAGTGGAACGTCACAGTTAGAGCCTTCAACATGGCCGGCTATGGACCTGCTGCTCAGCTCACCATTGACACACAGAGACGCAACT ataTACCCCCAGTCACAAACATGTGGGTTTCCAGTTCTTCCAAAGACCTCGTGGTCAAATGGAAGATCCCACCTGTCCCACCTGTCAGTCATTTTAATGTTCAGTGGCACGGTGAGGCGAATGCGTCCACCAGCGGCTGGTCCACAGTGGATGGCTCCACCGCCTCTGTTCCCATACAAG TTGCCGCCGACGACGGCAAGTCGTACCTGATCAGTGTGGTTCCAGTCTACAAGCAACAGTGTGGATCTGCTCGGTCGCTACCTGCCAGTCTGAAGCAGGGAG CTCAGACTTTGTGGCCGGACCAATGGCAGCACACGTTTTTCAACCTGATCCCCAGCACTGAATATGCCCTTCACCTGTTGGCGGACAATGATACCACAATCATCCTCCCAGTCAGAACAGATTTTG ACAAAGTCCCAGTGGTGGCTACAGCGATacctctgctgctgttggctgTGGCTGTGTTCATCGTCTCCATCCTGTCCAGGACTGT GTACAAGTCGCACATCTCCAGCCCTCAGGGAAGCATGATAGGTCAGTGGCTGATGGACCCAAAACGCCAG AATTCTACGGACACAAACATCCTGGATATCAAGGACTTCGAGGAAGCGGAGGTGCTCGGGGTAAAAGGTGCCATATCGTTCAGGCCAAACACTCGGGTTCCATCAGAAGAGGACCTGCATGAAGGCAGCTCTCTGTTGGAGCTCATCTTCAAACTATCAGACATCAGGGTGGACACTGAGTATGTCCTCAGTAGTCCCCTAACCACAGAGCATCAACCCCAGCCTCAGACCAGCCTTCCTCAGAAAGAAGAGCGTAGTCTGCTCGACTGTGACGCGTCACAACAGGCAGAGGATGCGCTGAAGTGTTTTATCCACCAACTCTTTGCCAACACTGACAGAAGCTGTGTTGATCAGATGATCTGTGAGGGAGATTATGTGGTGAACTCTTACACTAGGGCCGAATCAGTAAGTGAACAGACTGATGGTTGTGCTCTGATCTGTGAGGCTGATTATatagcaaacagctgctttaCGGCAAAAACGCTACGTGAAATTGGGGCCAGTGAGGAAAGCACTGCACTTTAG
- the LOC137136796 gene encoding interleukin-6 receptor subunit beta isoform X4, which translates to MSSILNITVRVKNYDMDTEIWSRLHEVFLSDIVRPSAPHLTVRGSTHNSVVVSWESGDYRSCRLRYRASDTESWSEPPDIDPPHMTNYTIKDLLPFNDYIAAVSCSEGSNIWSDWSSEVIAKTLERVPWKSPDVCYRVDDASESSGRLLLHLMWKTLDSGDAKGRVLGYQVSYRPVKEQQLQDEFILYVTEVSASLEVKGGEWNVTVRAFNMAGYGPAAQLTIDTQRRNYIPPVTNMWVSSSSKDLVVKWKIPPVPPVSHFNVQWHGEANASTSGWSTVDGSTASVPIQVAADDGKSYLISVVPVYKQQCGSARSLPASLKQGALMEPHNLHVIKVTMTTVTVGWAWLRKVENKRVERYSVMLKGSQSQTQTLWPDQWQHTFFNLIPSTEYALHLLADNDTTIILPVRTDFDKVPVVATAIPLLLLAVAVFIVSILSRTVYKSHISSPQGSMIGQWLMDPKRQNSTDTNILDIKDFEEAEVLGVKGAISFRPNTRVPSEEDLHEGSSLLELIFKLSDIRVDTEYVLSSPLTTEHQPQPQTSLPQKEERSLLDCDASQQAEDALKCFIHQLFANTDRSCVDQMICEGDYVVNSYTRAESVSEQTDGCALICEADYIANSCFTAKTLREIGASEESTAL; encoded by the exons ATGTCTTCCATCCTCAACATAACAGTCAGGGTCAAAAACTACGACATGGACACTGAGATCTGGTCCAGGCTTCATGAAGTGTTTCTTTCTGACATAG TCAGACCCTCCGCACCTCATCTGACTGTCCGTGGCTCCACTCACAACTCTGTTGTTGTGTCTTGGGAAAGCGGTGATTACAGAAGCTGTCGACTTCGCTACAGAGCCAGCGACACTGAGTCATGGTCTGAG CCTCCTGATATAGATCCACCTCACATGACGAACTACACCATCAAAGACCTGCTGCCGTTTAACGACTACATAGCTGCTGTGAGCTGCAGTGAAGGGTCCAACATCTGGAGTGACTGGAGCTCTGAAGTCATAGCGAAGACGCTGGAGAGAG TGCCCTGGAAGTCTCCAGATGTGTGTTACAGAGTGGACGACGCTAGCGAATCCAGTGGACGACTTCTCCTTCATCTCATGTGGAAG ACTCTGGACTCCGGCGATGCCAAAGGTCGCGTCCTCGGATACCAGGTGAGCTACAGGCCAGTGaaggagcagcagctgcaggacgAATTCATTCTTTACGTCACAGAGGTGTCAGCGTCCCTAGAAGTGAAGGGGGGGGAGTGGAACGTCACAGTTAGAGCCTTCAACATGGCCGGCTATGGACCTGCTGCTCAGCTCACCATTGACACACAGAGACGCAACT ataTACCCCCAGTCACAAACATGTGGGTTTCCAGTTCTTCCAAAGACCTCGTGGTCAAATGGAAGATCCCACCTGTCCCACCTGTCAGTCATTTTAATGTTCAGTGGCACGGTGAGGCGAATGCGTCCACCAGCGGCTGGTCCACAGTGGATGGCTCCACCGCCTCTGTTCCCATACAAG TTGCCGCCGACGACGGCAAGTCGTACCTGATCAGTGTGGTTCCAGTCTACAAGCAACAGTGTGGATCTGCTCGGTCGCTACCTGCCAGTCTGAAGCAGGGAG ctCTGATGGAGCCGCACAACCTGCATGTGATCAAAGTTACCATGACAACGGTGACTGTGGGGTGGGCGTGGCTAAGGAAGGTCGAAAATAAAAGGGTGGAGAGATACAGCGTGATGCTGAAAGGCTCACAGAGTCAAA CTCAGACTTTGTGGCCGGACCAATGGCAGCACACGTTTTTCAACCTGATCCCCAGCACTGAATATGCCCTTCACCTGTTGGCGGACAATGATACCACAATCATCCTCCCAGTCAGAACAGATTTTG ACAAAGTCCCAGTGGTGGCTACAGCGATacctctgctgctgttggctgTGGCTGTGTTCATCGTCTCCATCCTGTCCAGGACTGT GTACAAGTCGCACATCTCCAGCCCTCAGGGAAGCATGATAGGTCAGTGGCTGATGGACCCAAAACGCCAG AATTCTACGGACACAAACATCCTGGATATCAAGGACTTCGAGGAAGCGGAGGTGCTCGGGGTAAAAGGTGCCATATCGTTCAGGCCAAACACTCGGGTTCCATCAGAAGAGGACCTGCATGAAGGCAGCTCTCTGTTGGAGCTCATCTTCAAACTATCAGACATCAGGGTGGACACTGAGTATGTCCTCAGTAGTCCCCTAACCACAGAGCATCAACCCCAGCCTCAGACCAGCCTTCCTCAGAAAGAAGAGCGTAGTCTGCTCGACTGTGACGCGTCACAACAGGCAGAGGATGCGCTGAAGTGTTTTATCCACCAACTCTTTGCCAACACTGACAGAAGCTGTGTTGATCAGATGATCTGTGAGGGAGATTATGTGGTGAACTCTTACACTAGGGCCGAATCAGTAAGTGAACAGACTGATGGTTGTGCTCTGATCTGTGAGGCTGATTATatagcaaacagctgctttaCGGCAAAAACGCTACGTGAAATTGGGGCCAGTGAGGAAAGCACTGCACTTTAG
- the LOC137136796 gene encoding interleukin-6 receptor subunit beta isoform X3 → MDVLCFKLPLAILTTMSLLGVSSHEVKVYNSNLMLCEEDNKVCVTKLKDCDLRPPSSVQNPLNMSCYHESFGSRKVVTCAWSQETDGHTESDVSLVFSRSQPIYSCNAVLTMSSILNITVRVKNYDMDTEIWSRLHEVFLSDIVRPSAPHLTVRGSTHNSVVVSWESGDYRSCRLRYRASDTESWSEPPDIDPPHMTNYTIKDLLPFNDYIAAVSCSEGSNIWSDWSSEVIAKTLERVPWKSPDVCYRVDDASESSGRLLLHLMWKTLDSGDAKGRVLGYQVSYRPVKEQQLQDEFILYVTEVSASLEVKGGEWNVTVRAFNMAGYGPAAQLTIDTQRRNYIPPVTNMWVSSSSKDLVVKWKIPPVPPVSHFNVQWHGEANASTSGWSTVDGSTASVPIQVAADDGKSYLISVVPVYKQQCGSARSLPASLKQGALMEPHNLHVIKVTMTTVTVGWAWLRKVENKRVERYSVMLKGSQSQTQTLWPDQWQHTFFNLIPSTEYALHLLADNDTTIILPVRTDFDKVPVVATAIPLLLLAVAVFIVSILSRTVYKSHISSPQGSMIGQWLMDPKRQNSTDTNILDIKDFEEAEVLGVKGAISFRPNTRVPSEEDLHEGSSLLELIFKLSDIRVDTEYVLSSPLTTEHQPQPQTSLPQKEERSLLDCDASQQAEDALKCFIHQLFANTDRSCVDQMICEGDYVVNSYTRAESVSEQTDGCALICEADYIANSCFTAKTLREIGASEESTAL, encoded by the exons AtggatgttttatgttttaagctGCCCCTTGCCATCCTAACAACGATGAGTCTCCTCGGTGTGTCTTCTCACG AAGTGAAGGTGTATAACTCCAATCTGATGCTGTGTGAAGAGGACAACAAAGTGTGTGTCACTAAACTGAAAGATTGTGACCTTCGACCACCTTCATCTGTACAGA ACCCCCTGAACATGTCCTGTTATCATGAGAGCTTCGGGTCTCGGAAAGTTGTGACATGTGCTTGGAGCCAGGAGACAGACGGCCACACAGAGTCTGACGTCTCTCTCGTCTTCAGCAG GAGCCAACCAATCTACTCCTGTAATGCTGTCCTCACCATGTCTTCCATCCTCAACATAACAGTCAGGGTCAAAAACTACGACATGGACACTGAGATCTGGTCCAGGCTTCATGAAGTGTTTCTTTCTGACATAG TCAGACCCTCCGCACCTCATCTGACTGTCCGTGGCTCCACTCACAACTCTGTTGTTGTGTCTTGGGAAAGCGGTGATTACAGAAGCTGTCGACTTCGCTACAGAGCCAGCGACACTGAGTCATGGTCTGAG CCTCCTGATATAGATCCACCTCACATGACGAACTACACCATCAAAGACCTGCTGCCGTTTAACGACTACATAGCTGCTGTGAGCTGCAGTGAAGGGTCCAACATCTGGAGTGACTGGAGCTCTGAAGTCATAGCGAAGACGCTGGAGAGAG TGCCCTGGAAGTCTCCAGATGTGTGTTACAGAGTGGACGACGCTAGCGAATCCAGTGGACGACTTCTCCTTCATCTCATGTGGAAG ACTCTGGACTCCGGCGATGCCAAAGGTCGCGTCCTCGGATACCAGGTGAGCTACAGGCCAGTGaaggagcagcagctgcaggacgAATTCATTCTTTACGTCACAGAGGTGTCAGCGTCCCTAGAAGTGAAGGGGGGGGAGTGGAACGTCACAGTTAGAGCCTTCAACATGGCCGGCTATGGACCTGCTGCTCAGCTCACCATTGACACACAGAGACGCAACT ataTACCCCCAGTCACAAACATGTGGGTTTCCAGTTCTTCCAAAGACCTCGTGGTCAAATGGAAGATCCCACCTGTCCCACCTGTCAGTCATTTTAATGTTCAGTGGCACGGTGAGGCGAATGCGTCCACCAGCGGCTGGTCCACAGTGGATGGCTCCACCGCCTCTGTTCCCATACAAG TTGCCGCCGACGACGGCAAGTCGTACCTGATCAGTGTGGTTCCAGTCTACAAGCAACAGTGTGGATCTGCTCGGTCGCTACCTGCCAGTCTGAAGCAGGGAG ctCTGATGGAGCCGCACAACCTGCATGTGATCAAAGTTACCATGACAACGGTGACTGTGGGGTGGGCGTGGCTAAGGAAGGTCGAAAATAAAAGGGTGGAGAGATACAGCGTGATGCTGAAAGGCTCACAGAGTCAAA CTCAGACTTTGTGGCCGGACCAATGGCAGCACACGTTTTTCAACCTGATCCCCAGCACTGAATATGCCCTTCACCTGTTGGCGGACAATGATACCACAATCATCCTCCCAGTCAGAACAGATTTTG ACAAAGTCCCAGTGGTGGCTACAGCGATacctctgctgctgttggctgTGGCTGTGTTCATCGTCTCCATCCTGTCCAGGACTGT GTACAAGTCGCACATCTCCAGCCCTCAGGGAAGCATGATAGGTCAGTGGCTGATGGACCCAAAACGCCAG AATTCTACGGACACAAACATCCTGGATATCAAGGACTTCGAGGAAGCGGAGGTGCTCGGGGTAAAAGGTGCCATATCGTTCAGGCCAAACACTCGGGTTCCATCAGAAGAGGACCTGCATGAAGGCAGCTCTCTGTTGGAGCTCATCTTCAAACTATCAGACATCAGGGTGGACACTGAGTATGTCCTCAGTAGTCCCCTAACCACAGAGCATCAACCCCAGCCTCAGACCAGCCTTCCTCAGAAAGAAGAGCGTAGTCTGCTCGACTGTGACGCGTCACAACAGGCAGAGGATGCGCTGAAGTGTTTTATCCACCAACTCTTTGCCAACACTGACAGAAGCTGTGTTGATCAGATGATCTGTGAGGGAGATTATGTGGTGAACTCTTACACTAGGGCCGAATCAGTAAGTGAACAGACTGATGGTTGTGCTCTGATCTGTGAGGCTGATTATatagcaaacagctgctttaCGGCAAAAACGCTACGTGAAATTGGGGCCAGTGAGGAAAGCACTGCACTTTAG
- the LOC137136796 gene encoding interleukin-6 receptor subunit beta isoform X1: MFCAFLCSSATDFSVFLRASTFSLSQHLASVSVYIWVFIPSPSLSVTAKHSTKVGDTSPFLCEFGTEVVKRIKLTFGVICESHTLCFCVCCESEVKVYNSNLMLCEEDNKVCVTKLKDCDLRPPSSVQNPLNMSCYHESFGSRKVVTCAWSQETDGHTESDVSLVFSRSQPIYSCNAVLTMSSILNITVRVKNYDMDTEIWSRLHEVFLSDIVRPSAPHLTVRGSTHNSVVVSWESGDYRSCRLRYRASDTESWSEPPDIDPPHMTNYTIKDLLPFNDYIAAVSCSEGSNIWSDWSSEVIAKTLERVPWKSPDVCYRVDDASESSGRLLLHLMWKTLDSGDAKGRVLGYQVSYRPVKEQQLQDEFILYVTEVSASLEVKGGEWNVTVRAFNMAGYGPAAQLTIDTQRRNYIPPVTNMWVSSSSKDLVVKWKIPPVPPVSHFNVQWHGEANASTSGWSTVDGSTASVPIQVAADDGKSYLISVVPVYKQQCGSARSLPASLKQGALMEPHNLHVIKVTMTTVTVGWAWLRKVENKRVERYSVMLKGSQSQTQTLWPDQWQHTFFNLIPSTEYALHLLADNDTTIILPVRTDFDKVPVVATAIPLLLLAVAVFIVSILSRTVYKSHISSPQGSMIGQWLMDPKRQNSTDTNILDIKDFEEAEVLGVKGAISFRPNTRVPSEEDLHEGSSLLELIFKLSDIRVDTEYVLSSPLTTEHQPQPQTSLPQKEERSLLDCDASQQAEDALKCFIHQLFANTDRSCVDQMICEGDYVVNSYTRAESVSEQTDGCALICEADYIANSCFTAKTLREIGASEESTAL, translated from the exons atgttttgtgcgTTTCTTTGCAGTTCAGCcacagatttttctgtttttctgaggGCTTCAACTTTCTCCTTAAGTCAACATTTAGCTAGTGTGTCAGTTTACATCTGGGTCTTCATCCCGTCGCCCAGCTTATCAGTAACTGCAAAACATTCCACTAAAGTTGGTGATACATCTCCATTTCTGTGCGAATTTGGTACAGAAGTTGTGAAACGGATCAAGTTaacgtttggtgtcatttgtgaaAGTCACAcgctctgtttctgtgtgtgttgtgaatcAGAAGTGAAGGTGTATAACTCCAATCTGATGCTGTGTGAAGAGGACAACAAAGTGTGTGTCACTAAACTGAAAGATTGTGACCTTCGACCACCTTCATCTGTACAGA ACCCCCTGAACATGTCCTGTTATCATGAGAGCTTCGGGTCTCGGAAAGTTGTGACATGTGCTTGGAGCCAGGAGACAGACGGCCACACAGAGTCTGACGTCTCTCTCGTCTTCAGCAG GAGCCAACCAATCTACTCCTGTAATGCTGTCCTCACCATGTCTTCCATCCTCAACATAACAGTCAGGGTCAAAAACTACGACATGGACACTGAGATCTGGTCCAGGCTTCATGAAGTGTTTCTTTCTGACATAG TCAGACCCTCCGCACCTCATCTGACTGTCCGTGGCTCCACTCACAACTCTGTTGTTGTGTCTTGGGAAAGCGGTGATTACAGAAGCTGTCGACTTCGCTACAGAGCCAGCGACACTGAGTCATGGTCTGAG CCTCCTGATATAGATCCACCTCACATGACGAACTACACCATCAAAGACCTGCTGCCGTTTAACGACTACATAGCTGCTGTGAGCTGCAGTGAAGGGTCCAACATCTGGAGTGACTGGAGCTCTGAAGTCATAGCGAAGACGCTGGAGAGAG TGCCCTGGAAGTCTCCAGATGTGTGTTACAGAGTGGACGACGCTAGCGAATCCAGTGGACGACTTCTCCTTCATCTCATGTGGAAG ACTCTGGACTCCGGCGATGCCAAAGGTCGCGTCCTCGGATACCAGGTGAGCTACAGGCCAGTGaaggagcagcagctgcaggacgAATTCATTCTTTACGTCACAGAGGTGTCAGCGTCCCTAGAAGTGAAGGGGGGGGAGTGGAACGTCACAGTTAGAGCCTTCAACATGGCCGGCTATGGACCTGCTGCTCAGCTCACCATTGACACACAGAGACGCAACT ataTACCCCCAGTCACAAACATGTGGGTTTCCAGTTCTTCCAAAGACCTCGTGGTCAAATGGAAGATCCCACCTGTCCCACCTGTCAGTCATTTTAATGTTCAGTGGCACGGTGAGGCGAATGCGTCCACCAGCGGCTGGTCCACAGTGGATGGCTCCACCGCCTCTGTTCCCATACAAG TTGCCGCCGACGACGGCAAGTCGTACCTGATCAGTGTGGTTCCAGTCTACAAGCAACAGTGTGGATCTGCTCGGTCGCTACCTGCCAGTCTGAAGCAGGGAG ctCTGATGGAGCCGCACAACCTGCATGTGATCAAAGTTACCATGACAACGGTGACTGTGGGGTGGGCGTGGCTAAGGAAGGTCGAAAATAAAAGGGTGGAGAGATACAGCGTGATGCTGAAAGGCTCACAGAGTCAAA CTCAGACTTTGTGGCCGGACCAATGGCAGCACACGTTTTTCAACCTGATCCCCAGCACTGAATATGCCCTTCACCTGTTGGCGGACAATGATACCACAATCATCCTCCCAGTCAGAACAGATTTTG ACAAAGTCCCAGTGGTGGCTACAGCGATacctctgctgctgttggctgTGGCTGTGTTCATCGTCTCCATCCTGTCCAGGACTGT GTACAAGTCGCACATCTCCAGCCCTCAGGGAAGCATGATAGGTCAGTGGCTGATGGACCCAAAACGCCAG AATTCTACGGACACAAACATCCTGGATATCAAGGACTTCGAGGAAGCGGAGGTGCTCGGGGTAAAAGGTGCCATATCGTTCAGGCCAAACACTCGGGTTCCATCAGAAGAGGACCTGCATGAAGGCAGCTCTCTGTTGGAGCTCATCTTCAAACTATCAGACATCAGGGTGGACACTGAGTATGTCCTCAGTAGTCCCCTAACCACAGAGCATCAACCCCAGCCTCAGACCAGCCTTCCTCAGAAAGAAGAGCGTAGTCTGCTCGACTGTGACGCGTCACAACAGGCAGAGGATGCGCTGAAGTGTTTTATCCACCAACTCTTTGCCAACACTGACAGAAGCTGTGTTGATCAGATGATCTGTGAGGGAGATTATGTGGTGAACTCTTACACTAGGGCCGAATCAGTAAGTGAACAGACTGATGGTTGTGCTCTGATCTGTGAGGCTGATTATatagcaaacagctgctttaCGGCAAAAACGCTACGTGAAATTGGGGCCAGTGAGGAAAGCACTGCACTTTAG